A stretch of Mycobacteriales bacterium DNA encodes these proteins:
- a CDS encoding response regulator transcription factor: MRLLVVDDEVRLADALRRGLEAEGFVVDVAHTGPDGLHLAREHTYDAIVLDVMLPGLSGYRIARALRAEDNWVPVLMLTAKDGEYDEADGLDVGADDYLTKPFSFVVLIARLRALLRRAAPPRPAVLAAGDLTLDPASRQVSRAGADVPLTPKEFALLEYLLRHAGDVVSKTDILTHVWDAHYDGDPNIVEVYIGYLRRKLDTPFGRRGLQTVRGAGYRLAVDGG; encoded by the coding sequence GTGCGCCTGTTGGTCGTCGACGACGAGGTCCGCCTGGCCGACGCGCTCCGGCGCGGCCTGGAGGCGGAGGGCTTCGTCGTCGACGTGGCCCACACCGGCCCGGACGGGCTGCACCTGGCACGAGAGCACACCTACGACGCGATCGTTCTCGACGTGATGCTGCCCGGCCTCTCCGGCTACCGGATCGCCCGCGCGCTGCGCGCCGAGGACAACTGGGTGCCGGTGCTCATGCTCACCGCGAAGGACGGCGAGTACGACGAAGCCGACGGGCTCGACGTCGGCGCCGACGACTACCTGACCAAGCCGTTCTCCTTCGTCGTCCTCATCGCCCGGCTGCGCGCCCTGCTGCGCCGCGCGGCGCCGCCGCGCCCGGCCGTCCTCGCCGCGGGCGACCTCACGCTCGACCCGGCGAGCCGGCAGGTGTCGCGCGCCGGGGCCGACGTACCGCTGACCCCGAAGGAGTTCGCGCTGCTGGAGTATCTGCTCCGGCACGCCGGCGACGTGGTGTCGAAGACGGACATCCTCACCCACGTCTGGGACGCCCACTACGACGGCGACCCCAACATCGTCGAGGTCTACATCGGCTACCTGCGCCGCAAGCTCGACACGCCCTTCGGCCGGCGCGGCCTGCAGACGGTGCGGGGCGCCGGCTACCGGCTGGCGGTCGACGGTGGCTGA
- a CDS encoding ATP-binding cassette domain-containing protein codes for MPGGGLDDRSPGAVPPAVTSIGLTKQFRGGQVAVDHIDLVVPQGSVYGFLGPNGSGKTTTIRMLLGLIAPTAGTHRLFDLAMPRHAADVLPRIGALVEGPAFHLHLSGHANLERLDAADRTADPATARTRIGEALDTVGLAAAAGKRVRAYSLGMKQRLGIAAALLQPRDLLVLDEPTNGLDPQGTREVRSLV; via the coding sequence ATGCCGGGGGGCGGTCTCGACGACCGCTCCCCGGGCGCGGTCCCGCCGGCGGTCACCAGCATCGGGCTGACCAAGCAGTTCCGGGGCGGGCAGGTCGCGGTCGACCACATCGATCTCGTCGTACCTCAGGGCAGTGTCTATGGCTTCCTCGGCCCGAACGGGTCGGGCAAGACCACCACGATCCGGATGCTGCTCGGCCTGATCGCGCCAACCGCCGGCACGCACCGGCTCTTCGACCTGGCGATGCCGCGGCACGCCGCCGACGTGCTGCCTCGGATCGGCGCGCTCGTGGAGGGGCCGGCGTTCCATCTGCACCTGTCCGGTCACGCCAACCTCGAGCGGCTCGACGCCGCCGACCGGACCGCCGACCCGGCCACCGCCCGCACCCGCATCGGTGAGGCGTTGGACACGGTCGGCCTCGCGGCCGCGGCGGGCAAGCGGGTGCGCGCCTACTCACTCGGCATGAAACAGCGGCTCGGCATCGCCGCAGCGCTCCTGCAGCCGCGGGACCTGCTGGTGCTCGACGAGCCGACCAACGGGCTCGACCCGCAGGGCACCAGGGAAGTGCGCTCGCTGGTCG